One window from the genome of Scyliorhinus torazame isolate Kashiwa2021f chromosome 3, sScyTor2.1, whole genome shotgun sequence encodes:
- the LOC140408866 gene encoding BTB/POZ domain-containing protein KCTD8-like isoform X2: MAVRDSVLPISEMSSSFPEVVELNVGGQVYVTKHDTLLSVSDSLLAKLFSTNNVQVLPRDNRGRYFLDRDGFLFRYILDYLRDKQLVLPEHFPEKERLLREAEHFQMGELVRFLTPNVTKQSSVTEDTCHSDIEENSQSSDVLAKSAPYSVAADRRSGFITIGYRGSYTLVRDNQADAKFRRVARIMVCGRIALTKEVFGDTLNESRDPDRPPEKYTSRFYLKFTYLEQAFDRLSEAGFHMVACNSTGTATFINHYRDDKMWSSYTEYIFFPLF, translated from the coding sequence ATGGCTGTCCGCGACAGCGTCCTGCCCATCAGCGAGATGTCCAGCTCGTTCCCCGAGGTAGTGGAACTGAACGTTGGGGGGCAGGTATATGTGACCAAGCACGACACCTTGCTCAGTGTCTCCGACTCCCTGCTGGCCAAGCTCTTCTCCACGAACAACGTCCAGGTGCTTCCCAGGGACAACAGGGGCCGTTATTTCCTCGACCGGGACGGCTTCCTCTTCAGGTACATCTTGGATTACCTCCGAGACAAGCAGCTGGTCCTACCCGAGCACTTCCCGGAGAAGGAGAGGCTGCTGAGGGAGGCTGAACATTTCCAGATGGGCGAGCTGGTCAGGTTCCTGACGCCCAATGTCACCAAGCAGAGCTCGGTGACAGAGGACACCTGCCACAGTGACATTGAGGAGAATTCCCAGAGCAGCGATGTGTTGGCCAAGTCTGCCCCTTACTCGGTGGCAGCAGACAGGAGATCAGGTTTTATAACCATCGGCTACCGCGGCTCCTACACCTTGGTGAGGGACAACCAGGCGGATGCCAAGTTCCGCCGGGTGGCCAGGATCATGGTGTGTGGCAGGATCGCCCTGACCAAGGAGGTTTTCGGGGACACCCTGAACGAGAGCCGGGACCCTGACCGGCCCCCGGAGAAGTACACGTCCCGCTTTTACCTGAAGTTCACTTACCTGGAACAAGCGTTTGACAGGCTCTCAGAGGCCGGCTTCCACATGGTGGCTTGTAACTCCACTGGGACAGCTACCTTCATCAACCACTACAGAGACGACAAGATGTGGAGCAGCTACACCGAGTACATCTTCTTCC